A region of bacterium DNA encodes the following proteins:
- the atpF gene encoding F0F1 ATP synthase subunit B has protein sequence MGLQNVLNIEPGSILWTIITFLIIVWVIAKFGWKPILSGLKAREDSIRSDLDTAKAEREKASAVLAEYQTALTGIKKEAAEIVQRAQESAAQIVEEAREQSREQSRKEIERAKAEIERETEAAKTALRAQVADLTAQAAAKLIGSVVDLKQHEKLIMDALREER, from the coding sequence ATGGGACTTCAGAATGTCCTCAACATCGAGCCGGGCTCGATTCTGTGGACGATCATAACCTTTCTGATCATCGTCTGGGTGATCGCCAAGTTCGGTTGGAAACCGATCCTGTCCGGCCTCAAGGCGCGGGAAGATTCGATTCGCTCGGATCTGGACACCGCCAAGGCCGAACGCGAGAAGGCGTCCGCCGTGCTCGCCGAATATCAGACCGCGCTCACCGGCATCAAGAAGGAAGCCGCGGAGATCGTCCAGCGCGCTCAGGAATCTGCCGCGCAGATCGTGGAAGAAGCGCGCGAACAGAGCCGCGAGCAGTCGCGGAAGGAAATCGAACGCGCCAAGGCCGAGATCGAACGCGAAACCGAAGCCGCCAAAACCGCGCTCCGTGCGCAGGTCGCCGACCTTACCGCGCAAGCCGCCGCCAAACTCATCGGCAGCGTCGTCGATCTCAAGCAACATGAGAAACTCATTATGGACGCCTTGAGGGAGGAGCGGTGA
- the atpH gene encoding ATP synthase F1 subunit delta has product MRHAPGALVNRYAKSLFAVALEKGVLKQVRDDLENFSETWQGDPELALLLMNPRLSQDKVRSILMAIADRLKAAELTRHFLSLLLDKDRLDVLYDISKRFNQLWRDHEGEIEVKVVTAIPVSELLQTQIHDVLKSQSGKKPLITWVQEPDILGGIVVQWPHKIFDGSLARKLENLKAFIAQGA; this is encoded by the coding sequence GTGAGGCACGCCCCCGGAGCACTCGTCAACCGTTACGCCAAATCTCTCTTTGCCGTCGCCCTTGAAAAAGGCGTGCTCAAACAGGTGCGCGATGACCTCGAGAACTTCAGCGAGACCTGGCAGGGCGACCCGGAACTGGCCCTGCTGCTCATGAACCCCCGGCTCTCGCAGGACAAGGTGCGCTCGATTCTCATGGCCATCGCCGACCGTCTGAAGGCCGCCGAACTCACCCGCCATTTCCTCTCGCTGCTGCTGGATAAGGACCGCCTCGATGTGCTCTATGACATCAGCAAGCGGTTCAATCAGCTCTGGCGCGACCACGAAGGCGAGATTGAAGTCAAGGTCGTCACCGCCATTCCCGTCAGCGAGCTGCTTCAGACGCAGATTCATGATGTGCTCAAGAGTCAGAGCGGCAAGAAGCCCCTCATCACGTGGGTGCAGGAGCCGGATATCCTCGGCGGCATCGTCGTCCAGTGGCCCCATAAGATCTTTGATGGATCCCTGGCCCGCAAATTGGAAAACCTGAAAGCGTTCATCGCCCAAGGCGCATAA
- the atpA gene encoding F0F1 ATP synthase subunit alpha yields the protein MRVRPEEITSILKDQIADYQALSSVDEVGRVVYVGDGIARVYGLEKVMYGEMVEFTGGVMGMALNLEEDNVGCALFGSDATIEEGSIAKRTGRVVQVPVGEELVGRVVNPLGIPLDGKGPIQAKKFSPVERLATGVITRQPVKEPLQTGIKAIDAMVPIGRGQRELIIGDRQTGKTAIALDTIINQRGTGVICIYVAIGQKGSTVAKVVKTLEDNGAMDHTIIVSSTAVEPAPIQFLAPYSGCAMGEFFRDSGRHACCVYDDLTKHAWAYRQLSLLLRRPPGREAYPGDIFYLHSRLLERAAKLNDALGGGSLTALPIIETQAGDVSAYIPTNVISITDGQIFLESELFYSGIRPAINVGISVSRVGGNAQIKAMRQVGGSLRIDLAQYRELAAFAQFGSDLDKATIAQLTRGQRLTDVLKQGQFAPWPVEEQVAELWVATRGYMDDVPIDDLKRFETDLMKYIRSAGKPVLEEIKQKKALDKELEGKLGALVQDFKATWGK from the coding sequence ATGAGAGTCAGACCCGAAGAAATCACCTCCATTCTCAAGGATCAGATCGCCGACTACCAAGCCCTCTCGTCCGTCGACGAAGTAGGCCGCGTCGTCTACGTCGGTGACGGTATCGCCCGCGTCTACGGTCTTGAGAAGGTCATGTACGGCGAGATGGTGGAATTCACCGGCGGCGTAATGGGCATGGCTCTCAACCTCGAGGAAGACAACGTCGGCTGCGCGCTCTTCGGCAGTGATGCCACCATCGAAGAAGGCAGCATCGCCAAGCGTACGGGCCGCGTCGTGCAGGTTCCGGTGGGTGAAGAACTCGTCGGACGCGTCGTCAACCCGCTGGGTATTCCCCTCGACGGCAAAGGCCCCATTCAGGCCAAAAAGTTTTCCCCCGTCGAACGTCTGGCTACCGGCGTCATTACCCGTCAGCCTGTGAAAGAGCCGCTGCAGACCGGTATCAAGGCCATCGACGCCATGGTGCCCATCGGCCGCGGTCAGCGCGAACTCATCATCGGCGACCGCCAGACCGGCAAGACCGCTATTGCCCTTGATACCATTATCAATCAGCGCGGCACTGGCGTCATCTGCATTTATGTTGCCATCGGTCAGAAGGGTTCTACGGTCGCCAAGGTGGTCAAGACCCTCGAAGACAACGGTGCCATGGACCACACGATTATTGTGTCGTCCACCGCCGTCGAACCCGCTCCCATCCAGTTCCTCGCGCCGTACAGCGGCTGCGCTATGGGCGAGTTCTTCCGTGACAGTGGCCGCCACGCCTGCTGCGTCTATGACGATTTGACCAAACATGCCTGGGCCTATCGCCAGCTTTCCCTGCTGCTGCGCCGGCCGCCGGGCCGCGAAGCCTACCCGGGCGACATTTTCTATTTGCACTCCCGCCTGCTCGAGCGCGCGGCCAAGCTGAACGACGCCCTCGGCGGCGGTTCGCTGACGGCGCTGCCCATCATCGAAACTCAGGCCGGTGACGTGTCCGCCTACATTCCGACCAACGTAATCTCCATCACCGACGGTCAGATTTTCCTTGAGTCCGAACTCTTCTATTCCGGCATCCGTCCCGCCATCAACGTCGGCATTTCGGTATCGCGCGTCGGCGGCAACGCCCAGATCAAGGCCATGCGTCAGGTCGGCGGCTCGCTGCGGATCGACCTCGCGCAGTACCGCGAACTGGCGGCCTTCGCGCAGTTCGGTTCCGATCTCGACAAGGCCACCATCGCCCAGCTCACCCGTGGCCAGCGCCTGACCGACGTGCTGAAGCAGGGACAGTTCGCGCCGTGGCCCGTTGAAGAGCAGGTCGCCGAGCTGTGGGTCGCTACCCGCGGCTACATGGACGACGTGCCCATCGATGATCTCAAGCGATTCGAGACCGACCTCATGAAGTACATCCGCAGCGCCGGCAAGCCCGTGCTGGAAGAGATCAAGCAGAAGAAGGCGCTTGACAAGGAACTCGAGGGTAAACTCGGCGCTCTCGTCCAGGATTTCAAAGCCACGTGGGGAAAGTAG
- a CDS encoding glycosyltransferase family 87 protein yields the protein MRRSPGMHSGLQNWMLAFLLLLGAFLWQRTAFPLWMVDIFPQQLGAYFYKHGQAEWMYTPVHLNAEWVAHRAPVATQLGAEGDPNTFLYPPFVAAMLSPVCEAPATLWRNVLFGINVFLIFVIAYQILLLTTFQRNGRAYFWALALVLLCYPLARATKLGQIVPLLSALTWMGLLAMRRERVILAGVTLGFVSAVKIFPLALLLLPLFGKRYKLTGVWLGTVAAIYGTALVTMGLPVHLYWWEVMREFSGLVQPFFGNQAPLGWFVRLFYHRGWIEVVPFTTPLLDTLRLVSLGVFLGLTVIVLWTIRYRIFGREFALAAGLLLSGVHLALPVMWEHYWVFVLPTLGWAIHDAWQKRDSRFWNVWLAVAAFFFLMKLTHFYGDSTVGEILSGSQMWGMLLLWVWFLRRALLTATSVDIAGKVTARESIS from the coding sequence ATGAGACGTTCACCCGGCATGCATTCCGGTTTGCAAAACTGGATGCTCGCCTTCCTGCTGCTGCTCGGGGCCTTCCTCTGGCAGCGTACCGCCTTCCCCCTGTGGATGGTGGATATTTTCCCGCAACAGCTTGGCGCCTATTTCTATAAGCATGGGCAGGCGGAGTGGATGTACACTCCGGTCCATCTTAATGCGGAATGGGTGGCGCACCGCGCGCCCGTCGCAACGCAGCTCGGTGCGGAAGGGGACCCCAACACGTTCCTCTATCCGCCCTTCGTCGCTGCCATGCTCTCGCCGGTCTGTGAAGCCCCCGCCACTCTTTGGCGTAATGTGCTCTTCGGCATCAATGTCTTTCTGATCTTTGTCATCGCCTACCAGATCCTGTTGCTGACTACGTTCCAGCGCAACGGACGCGCGTATTTCTGGGCGCTCGCGCTGGTGCTGCTCTGTTACCCGCTGGCCCGTGCCACCAAGCTCGGCCAGATCGTGCCACTGCTATCGGCCCTGACATGGATGGGGCTGCTCGCCATGCGCCGCGAACGAGTCATATTGGCCGGCGTCACTCTGGGGTTTGTCAGCGCGGTAAAGATCTTTCCCCTCGCGCTGCTGCTGCTGCCGCTGTTCGGCAAACGGTACAAGCTCACCGGCGTATGGCTGGGCACGGTCGCCGCCATCTACGGAACCGCGCTGGTAACCATGGGCCTTCCCGTCCATCTTTACTGGTGGGAAGTCATGCGCGAATTCAGCGGCCTTGTGCAGCCGTTCTTCGGCAATCAGGCTCCGCTGGGCTGGTTCGTCCGCCTGTTCTATCATCGCGGCTGGATTGAAGTTGTTCCCTTTACGACCCCGCTGCTGGATACGCTCCGGCTGGTGAGCCTTGGAGTTTTCCTCGGCCTCACCGTCATCGTGCTTTGGACCATACGCTATCGCATCTTTGGCCGCGAGTTTGCGCTGGCGGCGGGACTGCTGCTGAGTGGCGTGCATCTGGCGCTGCCCGTGATGTGGGAACACTACTGGGTCTTTGTTCTGCCCACGCTCGGTTGGGCCATCCACGATGCCTGGCAAAAACGGGACAGCCGGTTCTGGAATGTGTGGCTCGCCGTCGCCGCGTTCTTCTTCCTGATGAAGCTGACGCATTTCTACGGCGACTCGACGGTGGGCGAAATCCTGTCCGGCAGTCAGATGTGGGGCATGCTCCTGCTCTGGGTGTGGTTTCTGCGCCGCGCGCTGCTGACTGCAACGTCTGTGGACATAGCCGGGAAGGTGACGGCTCGTGAAAGCATTTCTTGA
- a CDS encoding glycosyltransferase family 87 protein, giving the protein MKAFLEWVLLALALLQFLHEGLPPGNADLISVQSLAIDLSHNEPRFLYPGYGFERNDEWVAHHEANLRSVGQPKLEPNWCFYPPLIPFLLTPIAGASVNSWRMVWGVLQLLLLVAFAEVTVRLLVKSGATPSPHRVLIYALIFGCYPVERAVALGQTSILIALLLWIGIYARMLNKQIPAALSIGFAVFVKPFLALTELVNLARRKTRVALMSWGVVFGLLLLSIIAVGVAAHIEYWNLLRTLSTSLTAYAGNQSLLAGFLRFFSALPVMDYGFQFSPGLALAGRFLAVIILGVAAWAQWTSREVHALAATGLWISASLLALPISWEHHLLFLLPAIAYLWTARWNETGYALLGAATLCICLSVTALYGDTFSGRVAASVPLFGDLMVFVFLVTMHVRPRAFTRVHV; this is encoded by the coding sequence GTGAAAGCATTTCTTGAATGGGTGCTGCTTGCTCTTGCCCTTCTTCAGTTCCTGCATGAAGGTCTGCCGCCGGGAAATGCCGACCTGATTTCCGTGCAGTCGCTGGCCATCGATCTTTCGCATAACGAGCCGCGCTTCCTGTATCCCGGATACGGATTCGAGCGCAACGATGAATGGGTCGCGCATCACGAAGCCAATCTGCGCAGCGTCGGACAGCCCAAGCTTGAACCCAACTGGTGCTTCTACCCGCCGCTGATTCCATTCCTGCTTACCCCGATTGCCGGCGCGAGCGTGAACTCGTGGCGCATGGTGTGGGGCGTGCTACAGCTGTTGCTGCTCGTCGCTTTCGCCGAAGTGACGGTGCGCCTCCTCGTAAAGAGCGGTGCAACGCCGTCGCCGCACCGGGTTCTGATTTACGCGCTGATCTTCGGCTGCTATCCCGTGGAGCGGGCTGTGGCGCTGGGGCAGACCAGCATTTTGATTGCCCTGCTGCTCTGGATTGGCATCTACGCCCGGATGCTGAATAAACAGATTCCCGCGGCGCTGTCCATCGGTTTCGCCGTCTTCGTCAAGCCGTTCCTTGCGCTGACCGAACTCGTGAATCTTGCCCGCCGGAAGACGCGAGTCGCACTGATGTCATGGGGCGTCGTCTTCGGTTTGCTGCTTCTGTCGATCATCGCCGTCGGTGTTGCCGCGCACATCGAATACTGGAATCTGCTGCGCACCTTGTCCACGTCTTTAACCGCGTATGCGGGCAATCAGAGTCTGCTCGCGGGATTCCTGCGGTTCTTTTCCGCTTTGCCGGTGATGGATTACGGCTTTCAGTTCAGCCCCGGCCTTGCGCTGGCGGGCCGCTTTCTGGCCGTTATCATCCTTGGCGTCGCCGCCTGGGCGCAATGGACGTCGCGCGAGGTTCACGCGCTGGCCGCTACAGGGTTATGGATTTCCGCGTCCCTGCTCGCATTGCCCATTTCGTGGGAACATCACCTGCTGTTTCTGCTCCCGGCTATCGCATACCTTTGGACCGCCCGCTGGAATGAAACCGGCTATGCGCTGCTCGGCGCGGCCACGCTCTGCATCTGCCTGTCCGTCACTGCCCTTTACGGCGACACTTTTTCCGGCAGGGTGGCCGCATCCGTTCCGCTGTTCGGCGATCTGATGGTATTCGTTTTTCTTGTCACAATGCATGTTCGGCCCCGCGCCTTCACGCGCGTTCACGTTTGA
- the atpG gene encoding ATP synthase F1 subunit gamma, whose translation MSGLKIIKRRIKSIQSTQQITRVMKMVAAAKLKRAQENIIKARPYSLRLRRVIRELSTRVDRDLHPLLHLPEPAGKIGIVIVTGDRGLAGAFNTNIMRRAGRLIEERAGTDVQLVTVGRKATEFYAKRGPDVIEKMSGFFNTLEFAHAVQLGNVLIERFVQQDLDRVFVVYNEFKSAIAQNVVVEQLLPIVPDPADEHVYSSDIIYEPSEARILDSILPLFVKVQVWRVLLESFAAEMGARMTAMENATQNAQELIESLTLTYNKARQAAITREILEVVSGAESLR comes from the coding sequence GTGTCCGGTCTTAAGATCATTAAACGCCGCATCAAGAGCATCCAGTCCACGCAGCAGATTACGCGCGTGATGAAAATGGTTGCGGCGGCCAAGCTCAAGCGGGCGCAGGAGAATATTATCAAGGCGCGCCCCTACTCGCTGCGCCTGCGCCGTGTGATCCGCGAACTCTCCACTCGCGTGGATCGCGACCTTCATCCGCTGCTTCATCTGCCCGAGCCCGCCGGGAAGATCGGTATCGTCATCGTGACGGGTGACCGCGGACTGGCCGGAGCCTTCAACACCAACATCATGCGCCGCGCCGGGCGGTTGATCGAAGAGCGCGCGGGCACCGATGTGCAGCTCGTCACCGTGGGCCGCAAGGCCACCGAGTTTTATGCCAAGCGCGGTCCGGACGTCATCGAAAAGATGTCGGGCTTCTTCAACACCCTCGAGTTTGCCCACGCCGTGCAGCTCGGCAATGTGCTGATCGAGCGCTTCGTGCAGCAGGATCTCGACCGTGTGTTCGTCGTCTACAATGAGTTCAAGTCGGCAATCGCGCAGAACGTCGTGGTGGAGCAGCTTCTGCCCATCGTTCCCGATCCCGCCGACGAGCATGTCTACTCCTCCGACATCATCTATGAACCGTCGGAAGCCCGGATTCTCGATTCCATCCTGCCGCTGTTTGTCAAGGTGCAGGTGTGGCGAGTGCTCCTCGAATCCTTCGCCGCCGAAATGGGCGCGCGCATGACCGCGATGGAGAACGCAACTCAAAACGCGCAGGAGCTGATCGAGTCCCTGACCCTTACCTATAACAAGGCGCGTCAGGCGGCGATTACGCGCGAAATTCTTGAAGTGGTATCGGGCGCGGAAAGCCTCCGCTAA
- a CDS encoding NYN domain-containing protein, which produces MAYVGGRRRVSIFVDGANMFYTQKKGLGWFFDPAKLLKVLKSDDELTDAYWYMGLKQPPDPRDENFVRFLAYAGYVVRTKGLKTIYDSETGETTQKANLDVEIVMDMFNTVENYDKAILLSGDGDFERALELLRSRGKQITVVSTQNWIAAELRMAVGSHFLDLQDMRDKIERTDRMPPPPPVTDSRS; this is translated from the coding sequence ATGGCATACGTAGGCGGAAGAAGACGCGTGTCCATCTTCGTAGATGGCGCGAACATGTTCTACACGCAGAAGAAAGGCCTCGGATGGTTTTTCGATCCGGCCAAGCTTCTGAAAGTGCTGAAAAGCGACGATGAATTGACGGATGCATACTGGTATATGGGGCTGAAGCAGCCGCCCGATCCTCGCGACGAAAATTTCGTACGCTTCCTCGCCTATGCGGGGTACGTTGTCCGCACCAAAGGCTTGAAAACTATTTATGATTCCGAGACCGGCGAAACCACGCAGAAGGCTAACCTCGACGTGGAAATCGTCATGGACATGTTTAATACCGTTGAGAATTACGATAAGGCGATATTACTTTCCGGTGACGGGGATTTCGAGCGCGCGCTCGAACTCCTTCGCTCCCGCGGCAAGCAAATCACCGTGGTCTCCACCCAGAACTGGATTGCCGCCGAACTGCGCATGGCGGTAGGCTCGCACTTCCTCGATCTGCAGGACATGCGCGACAAAATCGAGCGCACGGATCGCATGCCCCCGCCGCCTCCGGTGACGGATTCCCGTAGCTGA
- a CDS encoding DNA alkylation repair protein translates to MQDEFLKLVTDRQNGRLDAETLLRQAEELLAGLPLYPPQAVMSIGIAAADCLDAAPGMAVDVVLKLVSSTEREVRAVTAAIVFRFARYQPGYWIDTVQLLIGDEDWEVRDLASHIFDTQEFGEGAVDFHLEFVLDTVQKWVADANALTRRAATQALLGHASRHAEFRPKLLEILHPLLDDPSEYVRDNHTAALRKLGRADPALVMDYIERSLPSAGDLARDTFRTVLNQPWAAKLPERKLQLLAALNLPVT, encoded by the coding sequence TTGCAGGATGAGTTTCTGAAACTGGTCACCGACCGGCAGAACGGCAGGCTCGATGCGGAGACCCTTCTGCGTCAGGCCGAAGAACTGCTGGCGGGATTGCCCCTCTATCCGCCGCAGGCCGTCATGTCCATCGGAATCGCCGCCGCCGACTGCCTTGACGCGGCGCCCGGCATGGCCGTGGATGTGGTGCTTAAACTGGTCTCGTCCACCGAACGTGAAGTCCGTGCGGTCACCGCCGCCATCGTCTTCCGTTTCGCGCGCTATCAGCCCGGCTACTGGATTGACACGGTTCAGCTTCTGATCGGCGATGAGGATTGGGAAGTCCGCGACCTCGCTTCGCATATCTTTGACACGCAGGAGTTCGGCGAAGGCGCGGTGGATTTCCACCTCGAGTTCGTGCTCGACACCGTTCAGAAATGGGTCGCCGATGCCAATGCGCTGACCCGCCGCGCCGCCACGCAGGCCCTGCTGGGCCACGCGTCCCGGCATGCGGAGTTTCGCCCGAAACTGCTGGAGATACTGCACCCGCTGCTCGACGACCCCAGCGAATACGTGCGCGACAATCACACCGCTGCTCTGCGCAAACTTGGCCGCGCCGATCCTGCGCTGGTGATGGATTACATCGAACGCTCTCTTCCGTCAGCCGGCGATTTGGCGCGCGACACGTTCCGTACCGTTCTGAATCAGCCCTGGGCCGCCAAACTCCCCGAGCGTAAGTTACAACTGTTGGCCGCGCTCAACCTTCCGGTTACCTAA
- the atpD gene encoding F0F1 ATP synthase subunit beta, which translates to MNKGIVKQIIGVVVDVEFLDGELPPLYSALHIPGQDGTGTITLEVQQHLGDNTVRAVSMNPTEGLTRGTEVFDTGGPIKVPVGPSTLGRVLNVVGEPIDELGPVSSKIQFPIHRPAPALTDLDTSSEMLETGIKVIDLIQPFSKGGKIGLFGGAGVGKTVVLLELINNIAKAHSGISVFAGVGERTREGNDLLREMVEAGVVTYGKSFDFHSFDMKTVDKGALHDSKVTMVFGQMNEPPGSRSRVALTGLTMAEYFRDEEGRDVLLFIDNIFRFTQAGSEVSALLGRMPSAVGYQPTLATEMGALQERITSTKKGSITSVQAIYVPADDLTDPAPATTFSHLDATTVLSRKIVELGIYPAVDPLDSTSRILDPMVVGDEHYDVARRVQRTLQRYKDLQDIIAILGMDELSDDDKLIVSRARKMQKFLSQPFHVAEAFTGKAGVYVKVKDTIRGFKGILDGEFDHIGEQSFYMKGGIEDVIAEHEAAQK; encoded by the coding sequence ATGAACAAAGGTATTGTCAAACAGATCATCGGTGTGGTGGTCGACGTCGAATTCCTCGACGGCGAACTGCCGCCGCTCTACTCCGCGCTTCACATTCCCGGCCAGGATGGTACAGGGACCATCACCCTCGAAGTGCAGCAGCATTTGGGTGACAATACCGTCCGCGCCGTGTCTATGAATCCCACCGAGGGATTGACCCGCGGCACTGAAGTGTTCGACACCGGCGGCCCCATTAAGGTGCCGGTCGGGCCGTCAACGCTGGGCCGCGTACTCAACGTCGTCGGTGAGCCCATCGACGAACTCGGCCCGGTCAGTTCCAAGATCCAGTTCCCCATTCACCGCCCGGCTCCCGCCTTGACTGACCTCGACACCTCCTCGGAGATGCTTGAAACCGGCATCAAGGTCATTGACCTGATCCAGCCCTTCTCCAAGGGCGGCAAGATCGGTCTGTTCGGCGGCGCGGGTGTGGGCAAGACCGTCGTGCTGCTCGAACTCATCAACAACATCGCCAAGGCACACTCGGGTATCTCCGTGTTCGCCGGTGTCGGTGAGCGGACCCGTGAAGGCAACGACCTGCTGCGCGAAATGGTGGAAGCCGGCGTCGTGACCTACGGCAAGAGCTTCGATTTCCACTCCTTCGATATGAAGACCGTGGACAAGGGCGCGCTGCACGATTCCAAGGTGACCATGGTATTCGGCCAGATGAACGAGCCGCCCGGGTCCCGGTCGCGCGTCGCCCTCACCGGCCTCACCATGGCGGAGTATTTCCGCGACGAAGAAGGCCGCGACGTGCTGCTCTTCATCGACAACATTTTCCGTTTCACTCAGGCCGGTTCCGAAGTGTCGGCGCTGCTTGGCCGTATGCCGTCCGCCGTGGGCTACCAGCCGACGCTGGCCACGGAGATGGGCGCGCTGCAGGAACGCATCACCTCCACCAAAAAGGGGTCGATCACGTCCGTGCAGGCCATTTACGTGCCTGCCGACGATCTCACCGACCCCGCTCCCGCGACTACCTTCTCGCATCTGGACGCCACCACCGTGCTTTCCCGCAAGATCGTGGAACTCGGTATCTATCCCGCTGTGGATCCCCTCGATTCTACTTCGCGGATTCTCGATCCCATGGTCGTCGGTGACGAACACTATGACGTCGCCCGCCGTGTGCAGCGCACCTTGCAGCGTTACAAGGATCTGCAGGACATCATCGCCATTCTTGGTATGGATGAGCTTTCCGACGACGACAAGCTCATCGTGTCCCGCGCCCGTAAGATGCAGAAGTTCCTCTCCCAGCCGTTCCACGTCGCCGAAGCCTTCACGGGCAAGGCCGGCGTCTATGTCAAGGTCAAGGATACCATCCGCGGTTTCAAGGGAATTCTCGACGGCGAATTCGATCACATCGGAGAGCAGTCCTTCTACATGAAGGGCGGTATCGAAGACGTGATCGCCGAACACGAAGCCGCGCAGAAATAA
- the atpC gene encoding ATP synthase F1 subunit epsilon, whose amino-acid sequence MAKPFEIDIVTPVGTVFTGEIWHVRAPGSDGDFGVLADHAPLMAGLRAGRLRIDQATESSDFVITGGFFEVHDNRAVVLAENCLRREDIDLERAQAARERALQTLAAAATPEEQAEARIALDKATAIIKFAENS is encoded by the coding sequence ATGGCCAAACCGTTTGAAATAGACATTGTCACGCCCGTCGGGACCGTCTTCACCGGAGAGATCTGGCACGTGCGCGCGCCCGGTTCCGACGGAGATTTCGGTGTGCTCGCCGATCACGCGCCGCTCATGGCCGGACTGCGCGCCGGACGCCTGCGTATCGATCAGGCCACCGAGAGTTCCGATTTCGTGATTACCGGCGGCTTCTTCGAAGTCCATGATAACCGCGCCGTGGTGCTCGCCGAAAATTGCCTGCGCCGCGAAGATATCGATCTTGAACGCGCTCAGGCCGCCCGCGAGCGCGCGCTGCAGACTCTTGCCGCCGCCGCGACGCCTGAAGAGCAGGCCGAAGCCCGCATCGCCCTCGACAAAGCCACCGCCATCATCAAGTTCGCCGAAAATTCGTAA